The following proteins come from a genomic window of Streptomyces sp. GS7:
- a CDS encoding shikimate dehydrogenase, with protein sequence MSDNKKAAVLGSPIAHSLSPVLHRAAYDALGLTGWEYGRHEVDEAALPGFLEKLGPEWAGLSLTMPLKRAVIPLLDEITATAASVEAVNTVVFAPDGRRLGDNTDIPGMLAALRERGVDTVERAAVLGAGATASSALAALSRICTGEVTAYVRSAARAAEMRGWGERLGVAVATAPWEDAAAAFQAPLTIATTPAGSTDALAAAVPDRPGTLFDVLYEPWPTALATAWAARGGAVVGGLDLLVHQAVLQVEQMTGRSPAPLAAMRAAGEAALAAR encoded by the coding sequence GTGTCCGACAACAAGAAGGCGGCGGTCCTCGGATCGCCCATCGCGCACTCCCTCTCGCCGGTGCTGCACCGCGCCGCCTACGACGCACTCGGGCTGACCGGCTGGGAGTACGGCCGCCACGAGGTCGACGAGGCCGCGCTCCCCGGGTTCCTGGAGAAGCTCGGCCCGGAGTGGGCGGGCCTGTCGCTGACCATGCCGCTCAAGCGCGCGGTGATCCCGCTGCTCGACGAGATCACCGCGACCGCGGCCTCGGTCGAGGCGGTCAACACCGTCGTGTTCGCCCCCGACGGGCGCCGCCTCGGCGACAACACCGACATCCCCGGCATGCTCGCCGCGCTGCGCGAGCGCGGCGTCGACACGGTCGAGCGGGCCGCCGTCCTGGGCGCCGGCGCCACCGCCTCCTCCGCGCTCGCCGCGCTCTCCCGCATCTGCACCGGCGAGGTCACCGCGTACGTCCGCAGCGCCGCGCGCGCCGCCGAGATGCGCGGCTGGGGCGAACGGCTCGGTGTCGCGGTCGCCACCGCCCCCTGGGAGGACGCCGCCGCGGCCTTCCAGGCGCCGCTGACCATCGCCACCACCCCGGCGGGCAGCACCGACGCGCTCGCCGCCGCGGTCCCCGACCGGCCCGGCACGCTCTTCGACGTCCTCTACGAGCCCTGGCCGACGGCGCTGGCCACCGCCTGGGCCGCCCGCGGGGGCGCCGTCGTCGGCGGCCTGGACCTGCTGGTCCACCAGGCCGTCCTCCAGGTCGAGCAGATGACCGGCCGGTCCCCGGCGCCGCTGGCGGCGATGCGCGCGGCCGGCGAGGCGGCGCTCGCGGCCCGCTGA
- the ruvX gene encoding Holliday junction resolvase RuvX translates to MRRGRRIAVDVGDARIGVASCDPDGVLATPVETVPGRDVPSAHRRLKAIVEEYEPLEVVVGLPRSLSGGEGPAAAKVRAFAQEMARNIAPVGVRLVDERMSTVTATQGLRASGVRSKKGRSVVDQAAAVVILQSALETERTSGQPPGESVEVVI, encoded by the coding sequence ATGCGACGCGGCCGGCGCATCGCGGTGGATGTCGGGGACGCCCGCATCGGGGTCGCCTCGTGCGACCCCGACGGGGTCCTCGCCACCCCCGTCGAGACCGTGCCGGGACGTGATGTCCCCTCAGCACACCGGCGGCTCAAGGCGATTGTCGAGGAGTACGAGCCGCTGGAGGTCGTGGTCGGGCTGCCCCGCTCCCTCAGTGGGGGAGAGGGGCCGGCCGCGGCCAAGGTCCGGGCCTTCGCGCAGGAGATGGCCCGGAACATCGCGCCCGTAGGGGTGCGGCTGGTCGACGAGCGGATGTCGACGGTCACCGCGACCCAGGGGCTGCGGGCCTCCGGGGTCCGGAGCAAGAAGGGCCGCTCGGTGGTCGATCAGGCCGCCGCGGTGGTCATTCTGCAGAGCGCGCTGGAAACCGAACGGACCTCTGGGCAGCCGCCGGGGGAGAGCGTCGAAGTGGTCATCTGA
- the mltG gene encoding endolytic transglycosylase MltG yields the protein MTEYGRGYGSEPWHPEDPLYGDQGPYGGQAQQPQWNGQQPAGYPQQHPHPQQHPQHSQQQYDPGHGGWTGAPQAGRLPYDPYDPYGQHAQHPPADPYAAQGGHEYYGGQDGYPFQETQQLPAQQAAPPHDQQQYGQVPHPQHPDGHTQEYGPQHPQQGEPHYDDPAAVGDDWRAEPEPAERGPGDSFFADDPDDGHGDLDPEDEEQPGRERRGKKNKRRSGTACLVVILALGGVVGTVGYFGRDFIMRHFGSAPDYTGEGTGEVQVVIPDGVPLSEMGVILAKDDVIKSAAAFTEAADNNKASRSLQPGTYSLRKQMSAASAIDLMLDPKSRNGLTIREGLRASAVYEMIDKKLKLKAGTTKEVAKSQAKNLGLPSWADDSPKIKDPLEGFLYPSTYSVGDNAKPVDVLKEMVGRATQEYQKYDLEANAQKFHLTSPLQLITVASLTQAEGMTHDDFRKMAAVVYNRLAPTNKDTFQRLEFDSTFNYLKNQSKINISTEEIRHYNDPYNTYFYKGLPPGPIGNPGADALKATINPDNSDKWLYFISVDGKTTEFTTNYTDHQKLVQEFNKRQQEKKKQNGN from the coding sequence ATGACCGAGTATGGCCGGGGCTACGGCTCCGAACCGTGGCATCCCGAGGACCCGCTCTACGGAGACCAGGGTCCCTACGGAGGCCAGGCGCAGCAGCCTCAGTGGAACGGGCAGCAGCCCGCCGGGTATCCCCAGCAGCACCCGCACCCCCAGCAGCATCCGCAGCACTCCCAGCAGCAGTACGACCCGGGTCACGGCGGCTGGACCGGCGCACCGCAGGCCGGCCGGCTGCCGTACGACCCGTACGACCCCTACGGGCAGCACGCGCAGCATCCGCCGGCCGATCCGTACGCGGCCCAGGGCGGCCACGAGTACTACGGCGGCCAGGACGGCTACCCGTTCCAGGAGACCCAGCAGCTGCCCGCGCAGCAGGCGGCGCCGCCGCACGACCAGCAGCAGTACGGCCAGGTACCGCATCCGCAGCATCCCGACGGGCACACCCAGGAGTACGGTCCGCAGCATCCGCAGCAGGGCGAGCCGCACTACGACGACCCGGCCGCTGTCGGGGACGACTGGCGGGCCGAGCCGGAGCCGGCCGAGCGGGGGCCGGGGGACTCGTTCTTCGCCGACGACCCGGACGACGGGCACGGCGACCTCGACCCGGAGGACGAGGAACAGCCCGGCCGGGAGCGCCGCGGCAAGAAGAACAAGCGGCGCAGCGGCACCGCCTGCCTGGTCGTGATCCTGGCCTTGGGCGGTGTGGTGGGCACGGTCGGCTACTTCGGCCGCGACTTCATCATGCGGCACTTCGGCTCGGCCCCCGACTACACGGGCGAGGGCACCGGCGAGGTGCAGGTGGTGATCCCGGACGGGGTGCCGCTGTCCGAGATGGGCGTGATCCTCGCCAAGGACGATGTGATCAAGAGCGCCGCGGCGTTCACCGAGGCGGCCGACAACAACAAGGCGTCGCGGAGCCTCCAGCCCGGCACGTATTCGCTGCGCAAGCAGATGTCCGCGGCTTCCGCCATCGATCTGATGCTGGACCCCAAGAGCCGTAACGGCCTCACGATCCGCGAGGGTCTGCGCGCCTCCGCGGTCTACGAAATGATCGACAAAAAGCTCAAGCTCAAGGCGGGCACCACCAAGGAAGTCGCCAAGAGCCAGGCAAAGAATCTGGGGCTGCCGTCCTGGGCCGATGACTCCCCGAAGATCAAGGACCCGCTGGAGGGCTTCCTCTACCCGTCGACGTACAGCGTGGGCGACAACGCGAAGCCCGTGGACGTCCTCAAGGAAATGGTCGGCCGGGCCACCCAGGAATACCAGAAGTACGATCTCGAAGCGAATGCCCAGAAATTCCATCTGACGTCTCCGCTCCAGCTCATCACCGTCGCCAGCCTCACCCAGGCCGAAGGCATGACGCACGATGACTTCCGGAAGATGGCGGCCGTCGTCTACAACCGGCTGGCCCCGACCAATAAAGATACGTTTCAGCGGCTGGAATTCGACTCGACCTTCAACTACCTGAAGAACCAGAGCAAGATCAATATCAGTACCGAGGAAATCCGGCACTACAACGACCCGTACAACACCTACTTCTACAAGGGTCTGCCGCCCGGCCCCATCGGAAATCCCGGTGCCGATGCGCTCAAGGCGACCATCAATCCGGATAATTCCGACAAGTGGCTCTACTTCATTTCGGTGGACGGTAAGACGACGGAATTCACGACGAATTACACCGACCATCAGAAGCTGGTCCAGGAATTCAACAAGCGGCAGCAAGAGAAGAAGAAGCAGAACGGGAACTGA
- the aroC gene encoding chorismate synthase: MSRLRWLTAGESHGPALVATLEGLPAGVPITTELVADALARRRLGYGRGARMKFERDEITFLGGVRHGRSLGSPVAIMVGNTEWPKWEQVMAADPVDENELAELARNAPLTRPRPGHADLAGMQKYGFDEARPILERASARETAARVALGAVARSFLKETAGIEIVSHVVELAAAKAPYGVYPEPSDVEKLDADPVRCLDADASKAMVAEIDQAHKDGDTLGGVVEVLAYGVPVGLGSHVHWDRRLDARLAAALMGIQAIKGVEVGDGFDLARVPGSKAHDEIVATEDGIKRTSGRSGGTEGGLTTGELLRVRAAMKPIATVPRALATIDVATGEAAKAHHQRSDVCAVPAAGIVAEAMVALVLADAVVEKFGGDSVPETRRNVRSYLDNLAIK; this comes from the coding sequence TTGAGCAGGTTGCGCTGGCTGACGGCGGGGGAGTCGCACGGCCCCGCACTCGTGGCGACGCTGGAGGGCCTTCCGGCCGGGGTCCCGATCACCACGGAGCTGGTGGCGGACGCGCTGGCCCGCCGCCGGCTGGGCTATGGCCGCGGTGCCCGCATGAAGTTCGAACGGGACGAGATCACGTTCCTGGGCGGGGTGCGGCACGGCCGCTCGCTGGGCTCCCCGGTGGCGATCATGGTCGGCAACACCGAGTGGCCCAAGTGGGAGCAGGTGATGGCCGCCGACCCGGTCGACGAGAACGAACTGGCCGAGCTGGCCCGCAACGCCCCGCTGACCCGCCCCCGCCCCGGCCACGCCGACCTCGCCGGTATGCAGAAGTACGGCTTCGACGAGGCCCGCCCGATCCTGGAGCGGGCCTCCGCCCGGGAGACCGCGGCCCGGGTCGCGCTGGGCGCGGTCGCCCGCTCCTTCCTGAAGGAGACGGCCGGTATCGAGATCGTCTCGCATGTCGTCGAGCTGGCCGCCGCCAAGGCCCCGTACGGCGTCTACCCCGAGCCCTCCGACGTCGAGAAGCTGGACGCCGACCCGGTGCGCTGCCTGGACGCGGACGCCAGCAAGGCGATGGTCGCGGAGATCGACCAGGCCCACAAGGACGGCGACACCCTCGGCGGCGTGGTCGAGGTACTGGCGTACGGCGTGCCGGTCGGCCTCGGTTCGCACGTCCACTGGGACCGGCGGCTGGACGCCCGGCTGGCCGCCGCCCTGATGGGCATCCAGGCCATCAAGGGCGTCGAGGTCGGCGACGGCTTCGACCTGGCGCGGGTGCCCGGTTCGAAGGCGCACGACGAGATCGTGGCCACCGAAGACGGCATCAAGCGCACCTCGGGCCGCTCCGGTGGCACCGAGGGCGGGCTGACCACCGGTGAACTGCTGCGCGTGCGCGCCGCGATGAAGCCGATCGCGACGGTGCCGCGGGCGCTGGCGACGATCGACGTCGCCACCGGCGAGGCGGCCAAGGCGCACCACCAGCGCTCCGACGTCTGCGCGGTGCCGGCCGCCGGCATCGTGGCCGAGGCGATGGTGGCGCTGGTGCTGGCGGACGCGGTGGTGGAGAAGTTCGGCGGCGACAGCGTGCCGGAGACCCGCCGCAACGTCCGGAGCTACCTCGACAACCTGGCGATCAAGTGA